A genomic segment from Bryobacteraceae bacterium encodes:
- a CDS encoding FHA domain-containing protein: MAQKILLKHIHAVKGDALHEFDATRVSSLTLGRDPSCEVHFDPDRDDLVSRRHAQITVEGSEAREYYIADLGSRNGTFVNRQRVSSKMRIKGGDLIQLGPGGPEVTFDLDPPEPKVRPTRMADEPMYMPSPPTREAVAAPSAAPSSSPAAQPPGPRPVSKATVEQMLAAQQTSSRKPFLWLAGLLGLIVIAGVSGAMWLRGRGPAMAIGDKTVTPAQIAERFADSVAYVELSWKLFDTGSGRQIFHQYVPNAKQNEAGETAPLVPGGPAQLPTFIALEGQLEPLLTTSDGGGTNHPIGDAGTGTAFVVAQDGFLMTNRHVAAAWNTTYTWRDPVGLVLVVDPYSKELKQTTAIAQDRFPVWTPAKAKYLTYENVNLASLTRLGESIANKTVEGRNDVLDITFPRERIRIPAKVSRVSDYIDVAMIKIDTPQPRPPVQMFDNYDKAKVGDNAIVLGYPGISPMSVSVSQQTDLGVRDTVVRVVPEPTLSVGNIGKIHRSQESVGKGVYAQIGDMYQLTINSTGSGNSGGPMFDDQGRVVGIFSAGAGGPLAGNITFAIPIRYGMELMGPAKVR; the protein is encoded by the coding sequence ATGGCACAGAAGATCCTCCTCAAACACATTCACGCCGTGAAGGGCGACGCACTTCACGAGTTCGACGCGACGCGGGTGTCCAGCCTGACGCTGGGACGCGATCCCTCTTGCGAGGTGCATTTCGATCCGGACCGCGACGACCTGGTGAGCCGGCGCCACGCACAGATTACCGTAGAGGGGAGCGAAGCGCGGGAGTACTACATCGCCGACCTGGGGTCGCGCAACGGAACGTTCGTCAACCGGCAACGGGTCTCGTCTAAGATGCGGATCAAGGGCGGCGACCTGATTCAACTCGGTCCGGGCGGACCGGAGGTGACGTTCGATCTCGATCCGCCGGAGCCGAAGGTACGGCCGACGCGGATGGCCGACGAGCCGATGTACATGCCGTCGCCGCCAACGCGGGAAGCGGTCGCTGCTCCATCAGCGGCTCCCTCCTCTTCCCCAGCGGCGCAGCCGCCGGGACCGCGACCGGTGAGCAAGGCGACAGTGGAACAGATGCTGGCCGCGCAGCAGACGTCGAGCCGGAAGCCGTTTCTCTGGCTGGCCGGACTGCTAGGGCTGATCGTAATCGCCGGGGTTTCCGGAGCGATGTGGCTGCGTGGGCGTGGCCCGGCGATGGCAATCGGCGACAAGACCGTCACCCCGGCGCAGATCGCCGAACGCTTCGCCGATTCGGTGGCGTACGTGGAGCTTTCCTGGAAGTTGTTCGACACGGGGAGCGGACGGCAGATTTTCCACCAGTACGTTCCAAACGCGAAGCAGAACGAAGCCGGCGAAACGGCGCCGCTTGTCCCCGGCGGGCCCGCGCAACTGCCGACCTTCATCGCGCTCGAAGGGCAACTGGAGCCGCTGCTGACGACCTCCGACGGGGGCGGCACGAACCATCCTATCGGCGACGCCGGAACGGGAACCGCATTCGTGGTTGCGCAGGACGGATTTCTGATGACCAACCGGCACGTAGCGGCGGCGTGGAATACCACCTACACGTGGCGCGATCCGGTAGGGCTGGTGCTGGTGGTGGATCCGTATTCGAAGGAGCTGAAGCAAACGACCGCGATCGCGCAAGACCGGTTCCCGGTGTGGACGCCGGCGAAAGCGAAGTACCTGACCTATGAGAACGTGAATCTGGCGTCGCTGACGAGGCTGGGCGAATCGATCGCCAACAAGACCGTGGAAGGGCGCAACGACGTGCTCGACATCACGTTCCCGCGCGAGCGGATTCGCATTCCGGCGAAGGTGTCGCGCGTTTCCGACTACATTGATGTGGCGATGATCAAGATCGATACGCCGCAGCCGCGGCCGCCCGTGCAGATGTTCGATAACTACGACAAAGCGAAGGTCGGCGACAACGCGATCGTGTTGGGGTATCCGGGCATTTCTCCGATGTCGGTTTCGGTCTCGCAGCAAACCGACTTGGGCGTGCGCGACACGGTGGTGCGCGTCGTTCCCGAGCCTACATTGTCGGTCGGCAACATCGGAAAGATCCATCGCTCTCAGGAAAGCGTCGGCAAGGGCGTCTACGCGCAGATCGGCGACATGTACCAGCTCACGATCAACTCGACCGGGTCCGGCAACTCGGGCGGACCGATGTTCGACGATCAGGGCCGCGTGGTGGGCATCTTCAGCGCCGGGGCGGGCGGGCCATTGGCGGGGAACATCACGTTCGCGATTCCGATCCGCTACGGGATGGAGCTGATGGGACCGGCGAAGGTCCGGTAG
- a CDS encoding PP2C family serine/threonine-protein phosphatase: MFGLFEKKQKRPVGPPLMIRTGLRSDPGCERDINEDTGRIYAPADPDALGRKGVLAVVADGMGGHEAGEVASRLAVETIGKNYYDGHPDPPTALRVAFQKANSEILMRGQEDPKLSGMGTTCTALAILSGGQAFIGHVGDSRSYLIRGGGIYHLTEDDSQVMELVRRGLLSLEEARNHEDRNILLRALGRKSGVSVSAWEKSMSVTPGDCFVLCTDGLHDLIADEEIMSAATEKSPDEACQSLVDLARFRGGFDNITVAILAVAPANGTTKEPTA, translated from the coding sequence ATGTTTGGGCTCTTCGAAAAGAAGCAGAAGCGGCCGGTGGGCCCGCCTCTGATGATCCGCACAGGGCTGCGGTCCGACCCGGGCTGCGAGCGCGACATCAACGAAGACACCGGACGCATCTACGCGCCGGCCGACCCGGATGCGCTGGGGCGCAAGGGCGTTCTGGCAGTGGTGGCCGATGGAATGGGCGGGCACGAAGCAGGCGAGGTGGCGAGCCGACTGGCCGTGGAGACGATCGGGAAGAACTACTACGACGGCCATCCGGATCCGCCGACGGCGCTGCGCGTCGCCTTCCAGAAGGCCAATTCCGAGATTCTCATGCGCGGGCAGGAAGATCCGAAGCTGAGCGGGATGGGGACGACATGCACGGCGCTGGCGATCCTGAGCGGAGGCCAGGCGTTCATCGGTCACGTCGGCGACAGTCGCAGCTACCTGATCCGCGGAGGAGGGATTTATCACCTCACCGAAGACGACTCGCAGGTGATGGAGCTGGTGCGGCGGGGACTGCTGAGCCTGGAAGAGGCGCGCAATCACGAGGACCGCAACATTCTGCTGCGGGCGCTGGGGCGAAAATCCGGCGTGTCGGTTTCGGCGTGGGAGAAATCGATGTCGGTGACGCCGGGCGATTGTTTCGTCCTGTGTACGGACGGCCTGCATGACCTGATCGCGGATGAGGAGATCATGTCGGCGGCGACCGAGAAGTCGCCGGACGAAGCGTGCCAATCGCTCGTGGATCTGGCGCGGTTCCGCGGCG